The Streptomyces halobius genomic interval CATGTCTCGGCGATGGCCGCGTCCTGCGATGACGATCCGGGCATCGAGTACCCCGCCTGCCATGTGCACCAGCAGGATTGGGGTGTACCGGTCCGTGTCGTCGATGACGGGGCGGCCCGGCTCGGGCTCGTGCTGGCGGGGCTGGACGCCGGGTAGCCGAAGCCGGGCGCGTGGTCGGGCGGTATGCCGGATGGGGCCGACTACTTCCCGGCCTCCGCCTCGGCGCCGCGGAGGCTGGAATTCCAGTTGGTGACCTTGGTGTTGCCGACGGAGATCGCGTCGCTGTTGTGGCCCCGGCCCGTCCCGAGCTTGATGTCGGCGGTCATGTTGGCCGAGGTGTCGCTGTCATCCACGCCGCCCATGAAGGTGACCTTCACGGTCTTCTTCTCGGTCCCCTTGGCGGCGGCGGTGCTGGTCGGGATGACCGCGTACGCCTTGCCCTTGGGGGGAACGGCGATGCTGTGTCCCAGCATGCCCTTGTCGTCGTTCACCAAGGGCAGCGGCTTCGCGGCGTTGTCGAAGCGCAGCAGCGGTGCGTCGTAGAGCCTGCAGGGGCGGCTGAGGCTGTTGACGAACTTCACGATCACGCGGCCATTCGGGTTCGCAATCTGCGAGAACCGGACCTTGTACGAGCTGGGCTTGCAGGTGGTCGTCCTGCGCGATGCCGCGCCCGCCCCCGCGCCCGCCGCGGTCCCGCCGCCACCGATGATCTTGCGCTTCTTGCTCTTGGACGATGACGAGGTCTTCTTCGACTTCTTGGATGTGCTGCTGTTGCAGCCCGTCAGCGCGAGCGAGCCGCACAGGGCCAGGGCGAGCGCGGCGTACGCGGCGGTGCGGCGGCGGGAGCGGCGTGCGGTCATGGGTGGGTCCCCCAGTAGGTCACTGCGATCAGCACAGCGTGTCTGTCATGGCACCGCCACGATATCGATGGCCGCCAGATAGGCCAGGGCGGGTTGGGCGACGGCGAATCACCGCAGGCAGAGGGGTGTTGGCGACAGTGCGCGGCATTCTCGGCGAATCGGGATCAGTCCGGGTGGCCAGGATGGGGACCAGTCCGGGCAGCGACGATCGGGATCAGCCCGGGCAGCTGGGCAGCGAGGTGTTCTCCATCTGCTCCGGCCGGATGCGGATGCCCGGCACCCAGGCCCGCTCGCCGTCGTTCTCGACCCGGAACCACAGGCTGCTGTGCCCGCCCACCTCATCGGTCACCGTGATCCCGTTGGCGACACGGCAGACGGCGTGCAGCACATCGCCGTGCCAGACATGGCCGACGACGTTGGAGCGGCGATAGGGCAGGAACGGGTCGCGGGAGAGGCCGAGCGCGCAGTCCCTGGTGCGCTTGTGCTGACAGGCTTTCTCGACGTTGTGGACGGTGATCCGGGCGGAGCCGGTGCCCGACTCGGAGGTCTGTGAGCCCTGAATCCCCTGCGTCCGACCGCCGTTCGCCGATCCGTCCGTCGAGCCGCCCTGGTCCCCGCCGGTCAGTGCCGGAACGGCGATCGCGGTGGCGGCGAGGACGGCGGCGGTGCCGAGCCCGGCGAGCACCAGCCTCAGCCGGCGCCGGACGGGCGGCACCTGGGGCGTGTCCCGTGGAGCCGTCGGCTCCTCGTCTGTCCGCTCCGTATGCGGCGGGTCGTCGTGCTCGCCCGCGTCCGCCGCCTCGTTGGCGTGGTGCAGCAGTTCGACGAGGGCGGGCAGCCGGTCCTCGCCCGTGAAGGAGAGCTTGCACCACTGCACCAGTAAGCGTTCGTCGGGCAGGCTCTGGCCGCGCAGGTAGCGCGACAGGGAGGAACGGCTGGCAGGTAGCCGGCCCTCCAACTCCTTGAGGCTGTAGCCGAGTTCGCCATGCATATGGCGCAGGGCGGCGACGAAGTCCCGTGTGGGTCCGGAGAGTTCTTCGGGAAGGGGAGCCAGTGGTTTTCGACGGATGTTCGCGGCGTGGTTCGGATTGCCAGACACGTCTCGCATTCCAGCACAGCCACCATGCCCGCACGAGGGGCACTTCCGCTCCCCTGCGACGGAAGTGCCCCTCGTCACACGATCCGGATCGGACCCGGATCAATCCGTGAAATCTCTGCGGCTGGTTACCTTGCTGTGGGTCAGGTCCTGATGAATCAGGTTCCTGATGAAATGCGGCGGGCTCAGTCGCCGAACTGCACAGGGCGGTACGGCTTGAACTCCGCGTCGCCGCCCGGCAGCCCGTAGGTCAGCGTCCGGTGATCGGTCCCGTGTCCGCCGCGCTGCTCGAAGGCGGTGTACGACGTGTGCGCGTCGTTGTTC includes:
- a CDS encoding DUF4232 domain-containing protein, producing MTARRSRRRTAAYAALALALCGSLALTGCNSSTSKKSKKTSSSSKSKKRKIIGGGGTAAGAGAGAASRRTTTCKPSSYKVRFSQIANPNGRVIVKFVNSLSRPCRLYDAPLLRFDNAAKPLPLVNDDKGMLGHSIAVPPKGKAYAVIPTSTAAAKGTEKKTVKVTFMGGVDDSDTSANMTADIKLGTGRGHNSDAISVGNTKVTNWNSSLRGAEAEAGK
- a CDS encoding helix-turn-helix domain-containing protein; this translates as MRDVSGNPNHAANIRRKPLAPLPEELSGPTRDFVAALRHMHGELGYSLKELEGRLPASRSSLSRYLRGQSLPDERLLVQWCKLSFTGEDRLPALVELLHHANEAADAGEHDDPPHTERTDEEPTAPRDTPQVPPVRRRLRLVLAGLGTAAVLAATAIAVPALTGGDQGGSTDGSANGGRTQGIQGSQTSESGTGSARITVHNVEKACQHKRTRDCALGLSRDPFLPYRRSNVVGHVWHGDVLHAVCRVANGITVTDEVGGHSSLWFRVENDGERAWVPGIRIRPEQMENTSLPSCPG